One segment of Dendropsophus ebraccatus isolate aDenEbr1 unplaced genomic scaffold, aDenEbr1.pat pat_scaffold_519_ctg1, whole genome shotgun sequence DNA contains the following:
- the LOC138777142 gene encoding major centromere autoantigen B-like, with protein MEEEPKMDVEQSVEEMDVPVVYEEHKPGRHWGAGRSTGECAEAAQDDGEDGGSDSGSEEDTAEEEEVDSDSDEDIEEEEEDSEDEKIREEFENWVWKMKIMDAPWMFRKGRFPLRTWHPNLQTIIEVDEDVDEDEAADIPREEEEEEDKATTEEIPREEEEDEEATTEEIPSRSSSRRRSILSRLRALFCCCCATKEE; from the exons atggaggaagagccgaAGATGGACGTGGAGCAGTCCGTAGAGGAAATGGACGTTCCAGTTGtctacgaggaacat aagccaggaagacactggggcgcaggcagaagcaccggggAGTGTGCAGAG gctgcacaggatgacggcgagg atggaggatcggattccgg cagTGAGGAAGACaccgcggaggaggaggaggtggattcgga CAGTGATGAAGACatcgaagaagaggaggaggattcgga gGATGAAAAAATCAGAGAGGAGTTCGAGAACTGggt gtggaagatgaagatcatggatgcgccatggatgttcag gaagGGCCGGTTTCCACTACGAACTTGGCACCCTAACCTgcagaccatcat tGAAGTTGACGAAGACGTGGACGAGGACGAGgcggcggacatccccag agaagaggaagaagaggaggataaggcgaccaccgaggagatccccag agaagaagaggaggacgaggaggcgacgactgaggagatccccag cagaagcagcagcaggaggagatccatcttatccag actgcgggcgctgttctgctgctgctgcgccaccaaggaggagtaa